From Marmota flaviventris isolate mMarFla1 chromosome X, mMarFla1.hap1, whole genome shotgun sequence, the proteins below share one genomic window:
- the LOC114083535 gene encoding nuclear RNA export factor 2-like isoform X2, which yields MCSTLKKYGTYRNEVSEYRDKCSTLQGRKRCGSLSWSNSGRRKLHYEHTGTPYSAHHDHRRGKWHDEEPTHVTLWREKKTRGREMGKEIRDGVKRRWFKVTIPYGRKYDKAWLMNSIQGHCSVPFTPVDFHYIGNRARFFVQDAGTASALKDVSYKICDDNDVKILVLVSPSAVPYSVQNKFSAEQVEQLKLTMRKRYDVSQQALDLQKLRFDPDLMGCDIDMILNRRNCMFATLQIIERNFPELLSLNLRNNKLYRLDGLSDIVEKAPHVKILNLSKNELRTSKELEKLKGMELEELWLEGNPLCSDFPDQSAYVSAIQDCFPNLLRLDGQELPTPIVVNLDAPKLIKPCTEESKGTETLKNLVLQFLQEYYLIYDHGDREGLLSAYHNKACFSLTILFHPKDSAQNSLCKFIKDSKNMNQWKQLKHTKRDILDTLCVLPKTRHDLSSFVVDMWFQTETMLCFSVNGLFKEVEGKSQGCVHAFTRTFVATPGSNSSLCIVNDQLIVRDASPGEIQSAFSIPMPTHCSSFMSTLSQEQQETVQAFSIQSGMKLEWSQKCLEDNQWNYIRAGQVFTMLQNQGKIPGEAFKQMS from the exons TTTCAGAATACAGGGACAAATGCAGTACCCTTCAAGGAAGGAAGAGATGTGGGAGTTTGTCCTGGAGCAACTCTGGCAGGAGGAAGCTTCATTATGAGCATACTGG CACACCTTATTCAGCCCACCATGACCACAGGAGAGGGAAATGGCATGATGAAGAGCCTACCCATGTGACTCtgtggagagagaaaaagactcGAGGGAGAGAAATGGGGAAGGAGATACGAGATGGAGTGAAGAGGAGATGGTTCAAAGTGACA ATTCCATATGGGAGAAAGTATGACAAGGCATGGCTAATGAATTCAATCCAGGGCCATTGCAGTGTCCCCTTCACCCCGGTCGAT TTCCATTACATCGGAAATCGGGCCCGGTTCTTTGTCCAGGATGCAGGAACGGCCTCGGCATTGAAGGATGTCAGCTACAAGATTTGCGATGACAATGATGTAAAG ATATTGGTCTTAGTCAGCCCTTCTGCTGTACCCTACTCTGTGCAGAATAAGTTCTCAGCAGAACAAGTAGAGCAGCTAAAG TTGACCATGAGAAAACGATATGATGTCTCCCAGCAAGCTCTCGACCTCCAGAAGCTCCGATTTGATCCAG ACCTGATGGGCTGTGACATTGACATGATCCTGAATCGAAGAAACTGCATGTTTGCTACCCTGCAGATCATTGAAAGGAATTTCCCAGAG CTGCTGTCCCTGAACTTGCGAAACAACAAACTGTACCGGCTGGATGGCCTGTCTGACATTGTAGAGAAAGCCCCCCATGTCAAGATCCTGAACCTCTCCAAAAATGAG CTGAGGACCTCCAAGGAGTTGGAGAAGCTGAAAGGGATGGAGCTGGAAGAGCTGTGGCTAGAAGGGAACCCTCTGTGCAGTGACTTCCCAGACCAGTCTGCTTATGTAAG TGCTATCCAGGATTGTTTCCCCAATTTGTTACGCCTG GATGGCCAGGAGTTACCCACACCAATTGTCGTCAACCTTGATGCCCCCAAGTTAATAAAACCCTGCACG GAAGAGTCTAAAGGAACTGAGACCCTAAAGAATCTAGTTCTGCAATTCCTGCAAGA GTATTACTTGATCTATGACCATGGAGATCGAGAGGGTCTCCTCAGTGCTTACCACAACAAGGCATGCTTCTCTCTGACCATTCTCTTCCATCCTAAGGACTCAGCTCA GAACAGCTTGTGCAAATTCATCAAGGATAGCAAGAATATGA ACCAGTGGAAGCAACTGAAGCACACAAAACGTGACATCTTGGATACCCTCTGCGTGCTGCCCAAGACTCGGCATGACCTCAGCTCCTTTGTGGTGGACATGTGGTTCCAGACG GAAACAATGCTCTGCTTCTCTGTGAATGGTTTGTTCAAGGAAG TGGAAGGAAAGTCTCAGGGATGTGTTCATGCCTTTACCCGGACCTTCGTTGCTACTCCTGGCAGCAATTCCAG ccTGTGCATCGTAAATGACCAGCTGATTGTGAGGGATGCCAGCCCTGGTGAGATCCAAAGTGCCTTCTCCATCCCCATGCCCACACACTGCTCCAGCTTCATGTCCACCCTCTCCCAAGAGCAGCAAGAAACTGTGCAGGCTTTCTCCATCCAGTCTGGGATGAAACTTGAGTGGTCTCAGAA GTGCCTGGAGGACAACCAGTGGAACTACATCAGAGCGGGTCAGGTCTTTACCATGCTCCAG AACCAGGGAAAGATACCAGGGGAGGCCTTCAAACAGATGTCCTGA
- the LOC114083535 gene encoding nuclear RNA export factor 2-like isoform X1, protein MCSTLKKYGTYRNEVSEYRDKCSTLQGRKRCGSLSWSNSGRRKLHYEHTGTPYSAHHDHRRGKWHDEEPTHVTLWREKKTRGREMGKEIRDGVKRRWFKVTIPYGRKYDKAWLMNSIQGHCSVPFTPVDFHYIGNRARFFVQDAGTASALKDVSYKICDDNDVKILVLVSPSAVPYSVQNKFSAEQVEQLKLTMRKRYDVSQQALDLQKLRFDPDLMGCDIDMILNRRNCMFATLQIIERNFPELLSLNLRNNKLYRLDGLSDIVEKAPHVKILNLSKNELRTSKELEKLKGMELEELWLEGNPLCSDFPDQSAYVSAIQDCFPNLLRLDGQELPTPIVVNLDAPKLIKPCTEESKGTETLKNLVLQFLQEYYLIYDHGDREGLLSAYHNKACFSLTILFHPKDSAQNSLCKFIKDSKNMSKLRNSYQWKQLKHTKRDILDTLCVLPKTRHDLSSFVVDMWFQTETMLCFSVNGLFKEVEGKSQGCVHAFTRTFVATPGSNSSLCIVNDQLIVRDASPGEIQSAFSIPMPTHCSSFMSTLSQEQQETVQAFSIQSGMKLEWSQKCLEDNQWNYIRAGQVFTMLQNQGKIPGEAFKQMS, encoded by the exons TTTCAGAATACAGGGACAAATGCAGTACCCTTCAAGGAAGGAAGAGATGTGGGAGTTTGTCCTGGAGCAACTCTGGCAGGAGGAAGCTTCATTATGAGCATACTGG CACACCTTATTCAGCCCACCATGACCACAGGAGAGGGAAATGGCATGATGAAGAGCCTACCCATGTGACTCtgtggagagagaaaaagactcGAGGGAGAGAAATGGGGAAGGAGATACGAGATGGAGTGAAGAGGAGATGGTTCAAAGTGACA ATTCCATATGGGAGAAAGTATGACAAGGCATGGCTAATGAATTCAATCCAGGGCCATTGCAGTGTCCCCTTCACCCCGGTCGAT TTCCATTACATCGGAAATCGGGCCCGGTTCTTTGTCCAGGATGCAGGAACGGCCTCGGCATTGAAGGATGTCAGCTACAAGATTTGCGATGACAATGATGTAAAG ATATTGGTCTTAGTCAGCCCTTCTGCTGTACCCTACTCTGTGCAGAATAAGTTCTCAGCAGAACAAGTAGAGCAGCTAAAG TTGACCATGAGAAAACGATATGATGTCTCCCAGCAAGCTCTCGACCTCCAGAAGCTCCGATTTGATCCAG ACCTGATGGGCTGTGACATTGACATGATCCTGAATCGAAGAAACTGCATGTTTGCTACCCTGCAGATCATTGAAAGGAATTTCCCAGAG CTGCTGTCCCTGAACTTGCGAAACAACAAACTGTACCGGCTGGATGGCCTGTCTGACATTGTAGAGAAAGCCCCCCATGTCAAGATCCTGAACCTCTCCAAAAATGAG CTGAGGACCTCCAAGGAGTTGGAGAAGCTGAAAGGGATGGAGCTGGAAGAGCTGTGGCTAGAAGGGAACCCTCTGTGCAGTGACTTCCCAGACCAGTCTGCTTATGTAAG TGCTATCCAGGATTGTTTCCCCAATTTGTTACGCCTG GATGGCCAGGAGTTACCCACACCAATTGTCGTCAACCTTGATGCCCCCAAGTTAATAAAACCCTGCACG GAAGAGTCTAAAGGAACTGAGACCCTAAAGAATCTAGTTCTGCAATTCCTGCAAGA GTATTACTTGATCTATGACCATGGAGATCGAGAGGGTCTCCTCAGTGCTTACCACAACAAGGCATGCTTCTCTCTGACCATTCTCTTCCATCCTAAGGACTCAGCTCA GAACAGCTTGTGCAAATTCATCAAGGATAGCAAGAATATGAGTAAGCTCAGGAATTCCT ACCAGTGGAAGCAACTGAAGCACACAAAACGTGACATCTTGGATACCCTCTGCGTGCTGCCCAAGACTCGGCATGACCTCAGCTCCTTTGTGGTGGACATGTGGTTCCAGACG GAAACAATGCTCTGCTTCTCTGTGAATGGTTTGTTCAAGGAAG TGGAAGGAAAGTCTCAGGGATGTGTTCATGCCTTTACCCGGACCTTCGTTGCTACTCCTGGCAGCAATTCCAG ccTGTGCATCGTAAATGACCAGCTGATTGTGAGGGATGCCAGCCCTGGTGAGATCCAAAGTGCCTTCTCCATCCCCATGCCCACACACTGCTCCAGCTTCATGTCCACCCTCTCCCAAGAGCAGCAAGAAACTGTGCAGGCTTTCTCCATCCAGTCTGGGATGAAACTTGAGTGGTCTCAGAA GTGCCTGGAGGACAACCAGTGGAACTACATCAGAGCGGGTCAGGTCTTTACCATGCTCCAG AACCAGGGAAAGATACCAGGGGAGGCCTTCAAACAGATGTCCTGA